In one window of Streptomyces showdoensis DNA:
- a CDS encoding TetR/AcrR family transcriptional regulator, translating to MAASAKDSRNLTAPPPPRPATPRSRASAKGEQTRARLIAAARTLLAGELGERFTTRNVAALCGVSHGMCHYHFQDRTDLVLAVVEDIRPEWVLPLEEAVAAPGTFAERAERVLALLDGPESTDLAHLHSALHWHALNDERVRESLAAEYRRWRACFVALFQVLADERGGGIDPRPLGEAVAAAVDGLAAVESLEAGIEDGAVLRTLVRTLAAGV from the coding sequence ATGGCCGCATCCGCGAAGGACTCCCGGAACCTCACCGCTCCCCCGCCCCCGAGGCCCGCGACACCGCGGTCGCGGGCCTCGGCGAAGGGCGAGCAGACCCGTGCGCGCCTGATCGCGGCCGCCCGCACCCTGCTGGCCGGCGAGCTGGGCGAGCGGTTCACCACCCGCAACGTGGCCGCGCTGTGCGGGGTTTCGCACGGGATGTGCCACTACCACTTCCAGGACCGCACCGACCTCGTGCTGGCCGTCGTCGAGGACATCCGCCCCGAGTGGGTGCTGCCGCTGGAGGAGGCCGTCGCCGCCCCCGGCACCTTCGCCGAGCGCGCGGAACGCGTCCTCGCCCTGCTCGACGGGCCCGAGAGCACGGACCTCGCCCACCTCCACTCCGCGCTGCACTGGCACGCCCTGAACGACGAGCGGGTACGGGAGTCCCTGGCGGCGGAGTACCGGCGCTGGCGCGCCTGTTTCGTCGCCCTCTTCCAGGTGCTGGCCGACGAGCGCGGCGGCGGGATCGACCCCCGCCCGCTCGGCGAGGCGGTCGCCGCGGCCGTCGACGGACTGGCGGCGGTGGAGTCGCTGGAGGCCGGGATCGAGGACGGGGCGGTGCTGCGGACCCTGGTCCGCACCCTCGCGGCCGGCGTCTGA
- a CDS encoding ABC transporter permease, which produces MTAVLTRRPGLARIRTAGSPLHLVCLGFVLLVVAAALFAPLLVPYDPNAVDLGNALAGPSPEHLLGVDAAGRDTLSRLLLGARTSLLGPLGVVLFSTVAGVVVGMAAAWRGGWLDSLLSRSTELVFAFPGMLLAILIISIYGEGLLAPVLALAVAYLPYVSRLTRSLVLAERARPYVSAYQVQGHSALQICLRHVLPNIAPVVLAQSTINFGYALMDLAGLSFLGLGVPALTPDWGRMVFDGQTAVQHGYPLSAILPCALIVLTVVAFNVVGERWADRVARRDR; this is translated from the coding sequence ATGACCGCCGTCCTCACCCGCCGGCCGGGCCTCGCCCGGATCCGTACGGCCGGCTCGCCGCTGCACCTGGTCTGTCTGGGCTTCGTCCTGCTGGTCGTGGCCGCGGCGCTGTTCGCCCCGCTCCTCGTGCCGTACGACCCGAACGCCGTCGACCTCGGCAACGCGCTCGCGGGACCCTCGCCCGAGCACCTGCTCGGCGTGGACGCGGCGGGTCGCGACACCCTCTCCCGGCTGCTCCTGGGAGCCCGCACCTCGCTGCTCGGCCCGCTCGGGGTGGTCCTCTTCTCGACCGTCGCCGGCGTCGTCGTCGGCATGGCCGCGGCCTGGCGGGGCGGCTGGCTGGACTCGCTGCTCTCGCGCAGCACCGAGCTGGTCTTCGCCTTCCCCGGCATGCTGCTGGCGATCCTCATCATCTCGATCTACGGCGAGGGGCTGCTGGCCCCGGTCCTCGCCCTCGCCGTCGCCTACCTGCCCTACGTCAGCCGGCTGACCCGCTCCCTGGTCCTCGCCGAACGCGCCCGCCCCTACGTCAGCGCCTACCAGGTCCAGGGCCACTCGGCGCTCCAGATCTGCCTGCGCCACGTGCTGCCCAACATCGCCCCCGTCGTCCTCGCCCAGTCCACCATCAACTTCGGCTACGCCCTCATGGACCTCGCCGGCCTCTCCTTCCTCGGACTCGGCGTCCCGGCGCTCACCCCCGACTGGGGCCGCATGGTCTTCGACGGCCAGACCGCCGTCCAGCACGGCTACCCGCTGTCCGCGATCCTGCCCTGCGCCCTCATCGTGCTGACGGTGGTCGCGTTCAACGTGGTCGGAGAGCGCTGGGCCGACCGCGTCGCCAGGAGAGACCGATGA
- a CDS encoding ABC transporter ATP-binding protein, whose product MSENPGGPDEPDGPDRPGPVLAVEGLRRSYGAVKAVDDVSFTLPHGGSLGIVGESGSGKTTTARIVVGLEYADEGEVHVRGRSRTERGRGRARRLARAREVQMVFQDPYSSLDPRTSVEAALRETLKLHFPERDHARRVRELLDQVGLGTRAADALPRRLSGGQRQRVAIARALAVEPAVLVLDEAVAALDVSVQAQILNLLADIREETSIGYLFITHDLGVVRCVTDEVIVMRHGAVVEAGRTEEVLADPQHPYTRLLLESVPRPGWDPERIAAARRAL is encoded by the coding sequence ATGTCTGAGAACCCCGGTGGGCCCGACGAGCCGGACGGTCCGGACCGTCCCGGGCCCGTGCTGGCCGTCGAGGGCCTGCGCCGCAGCTACGGAGCCGTCAAGGCCGTGGACGACGTGTCGTTCACGCTGCCGCACGGCGGATCACTGGGCATCGTGGGGGAGTCGGGCTCCGGCAAGACCACCACGGCGCGGATCGTCGTCGGTCTGGAGTACGCGGACGAGGGCGAGGTGCACGTCCGCGGCCGGTCCCGGACCGAACGGGGCCGCGGCCGGGCGCGGCGGCTGGCCCGGGCCCGCGAGGTCCAGATGGTCTTCCAGGACCCCTACTCCTCGCTCGATCCGCGGACCAGCGTCGAGGCGGCCCTGCGCGAGACGCTGAAGCTGCACTTCCCGGAGCGGGACCACGCCCGGCGGGTGCGGGAGCTGCTCGACCAGGTCGGGCTGGGGACGCGCGCGGCCGACGCGCTGCCGCGCCGGCTGTCCGGCGGGCAGCGGCAGCGGGTGGCCATCGCGCGGGCCCTGGCCGTGGAACCGGCGGTGCTCGTGCTGGACGAGGCGGTGGCGGCGCTGGACGTGTCCGTGCAGGCGCAGATCCTCAACCTGCTCGCCGACATCCGGGAGGAGACCTCGATCGGCTACCTCTTCATCACCCACGACCTCGGCGTGGTCCGCTGCGTCACCGACGAGGTCATCGTGATGCGGCACGGAGCCGTCGTCGAGGCCGGGCGCACCGAGGAGGTGCTGGCCGACCCGCAGCACCCGTACACCCGGCTCCTGCTGGAGTCCGTGCCGCGCCCGGGCTGGGACCCGGAGCGGATCGCGGCCGCCCGCCGGGCGCTGTAG
- a CDS encoding ABC transporter permease, whose product MATVAVQGRGEIGLRRALGARGGQIAAQFLLEAVLMGFVGGVAGLVMGGLTVYGYAFAQGWPAAVPLAMGVAGPVVSVLVAALAGIYPALRAAGSSPTDALRSA is encoded by the coding sequence GTCGCCGTCCAGGGCCGCGGCGAGATCGGGCTGCGCCGCGCGCTCGGCGCGCGGGGCGGGCAGATCGCCGCCCAGTTCCTGCTGGAGGCGGTGCTGATGGGCTTCGTCGGCGGGGTCGCCGGGCTCGTCATGGGCGGGCTGACCGTGTACGGGTACGCCTTCGCCCAGGGGTGGCCCGCCGCCGTCCCGCTCGCCATGGGCGTCGCGGGCCCGGTGGTCTCCGTCCTGGTGGCCGCGCTCGCCGGGATCTACCCGGCACTGCGCGCCGCCGGCTCGTCCCCGACGGACGCGCTGCGGTCGGCCTGA
- a CDS encoding ABC transporter permease has protein sequence MSFTRFAVRRLAEMAATLLCASFVVFGAMYLAPGSPASFLLSGRSASPEALAAINAQYHLDDPFLVRYLRWLGDMLQGDFGRSITYRTDVSRLLADRLPTTLLLVLMALLVVVAVGLVLGRVAAVRGGATDSAVLVTTTFAVGTPSFVAAVLLQALFAVKLGWFPSGGAGEGFLDQVWHLTLPAIALALYLIGMLARVTRSAMLEALDSEHVTVARSRGVPERQVIRRHVFRNSLGTVLTTGGLIVSTLLVCTILVETAFSIGGIGQLLELSTSTKDFPTVQAISLIIVALFMIVNLIVDLLLPLVDPRITLGSRRSSA, from the coding sequence GTGAGCTTCACGAGATTCGCCGTCCGACGGCTCGCCGAGATGGCCGCCACGCTGCTGTGCGCGTCGTTCGTCGTCTTCGGCGCGATGTACCTGGCGCCGGGCAGCCCCGCGAGCTTCCTGCTCTCGGGCCGCTCGGCCTCGCCCGAGGCGCTCGCCGCGATCAACGCCCAGTACCACCTGGACGACCCCTTCCTGGTCCGGTACCTGCGCTGGCTCGGCGACATGCTCCAGGGCGACTTCGGGCGGTCCATCACCTACCGGACCGACGTCTCCCGGCTGCTGGCCGACCGCCTCCCCACCACCCTGCTGCTCGTCCTGATGGCGCTGCTCGTGGTCGTGGCCGTCGGCCTGGTGCTCGGCCGGGTGGCCGCCGTGCGCGGCGGCGCCACCGACTCCGCCGTGCTCGTCACCACCACCTTCGCCGTGGGCACCCCGTCGTTCGTCGCGGCCGTCCTGCTCCAGGCGCTGTTCGCCGTCAAGCTGGGCTGGTTCCCCAGCGGCGGCGCCGGCGAGGGCTTCCTCGACCAGGTCTGGCACCTGACCCTCCCCGCGATCGCCCTCGCCCTCTACCTGATCGGCATGCTGGCCCGGGTCACCCGCTCGGCGATGCTCGAAGCCCTCGACAGCGAGCACGTCACCGTGGCCCGCAGCCGGGGCGTGCCCGAGCGCCAGGTCATCCGCCGCCATGTGTTCCGCAACTCGCTGGGCACCGTCCTGACCACCGGCGGCCTGATCGTCTCGACCCTGCTGGTCTGCACGATCCTGGTCGAGACCGCGTTCAGCATCGGCGGCATCGGCCAGCTCCTGGAACTGTCCACCTCCACCAAGGACTTCCCGACCGTCCAGGCCATCTCCCTGATCATCGTCGCCCTGTTCATGATCGTGAACCTCATCGTCGACCTCCTGCTCCCCCTGGTCGACCCGCGGATCACCCTCGGATCGAGGAGGTCCTCCGCATGA
- a CDS encoding APC family permease, which yields MSDKSGNNGGGGLRAGGLGTFDSVVMAVAGCGPAYTVVALIPALVAAVGLAAPAALLYGAVPMVGIALAFRYLGRLDVSSGATYSWAARALHPALGFLGGWAVVAATTLFVIASTTPTGAATLSLLGARPAEDGLLATAVGLGLFLLTAALTGSGVRIAAGVRAVAVAAQLAVLLVVAGAALTRDAHAASFSLSWFGLGHFDAGHSFTAGALIVGALYWGWDVTANLSEETRGGRGGSGLGGLIGLLVVAATLITLTVSANVLLGPDATTWADGGFLRRLGEAAWPGTGGNLLALAVPLAMVATLETTLLQATRTLFAMGRDRTVPAFLGRVHPRRRTPVAATLAVTAVTVTSLALVALTDRGVALLDDALMGIGLLIAFYYALAGLAVAVACRGVLLTSPGRFVLLGLWPLLGTAFNVWILEASVRTLTATQLAIGLGALATGLVPLGTAWFQGGRSYFRPRPLGPYGTGTAEDRLTEPLPAPGRADGRRDGLLSDF from the coding sequence GTGAGCGACAAGTCAGGCAACAACGGCGGGGGCGGCCTCCGGGCCGGCGGCCTCGGCACCTTCGACTCCGTGGTCATGGCGGTCGCGGGCTGCGGCCCCGCGTACACCGTGGTGGCCCTGATCCCCGCCCTCGTCGCGGCGGTCGGCCTCGCCGCCCCCGCCGCGCTGCTCTACGGCGCGGTCCCGATGGTCGGCATCGCCCTCGCCTTCCGGTACCTGGGGCGGCTGGACGTCAGCTCCGGCGCCACCTACTCCTGGGCCGCCAGGGCGCTGCACCCCGCCCTCGGCTTCCTCGGCGGGTGGGCCGTGGTCGCCGCGACCACGCTCTTCGTCATCGCCTCCACGACCCCCACCGGCGCGGCCACCCTGTCCCTGCTGGGCGCGCGCCCGGCGGAGGACGGCCTCCTCGCCACGGCGGTCGGCCTCGGCCTGTTCCTCCTGACGGCCGCCCTCACGGGCTCGGGCGTACGGATCGCCGCCGGGGTACGCGCCGTCGCCGTCGCCGCCCAACTGGCCGTCCTGCTCGTGGTGGCCGGGGCGGCGCTGACCCGGGACGCGCACGCCGCGTCCTTCTCCCTCTCGTGGTTCGGCCTCGGCCACTTCGACGCCGGCCACTCCTTCACCGCCGGCGCGCTGATCGTCGGAGCCCTCTACTGGGGCTGGGACGTGACGGCCAACCTCAGCGAGGAGACCCGCGGCGGCCGCGGCGGCTCGGGCCTCGGCGGACTGATCGGCCTCCTGGTCGTCGCCGCCACCCTGATCACCCTGACCGTCAGCGCGAACGTGCTCCTCGGCCCCGACGCCACGACCTGGGCGGACGGCGGCTTCCTGCGCCGGCTCGGCGAGGCCGCCTGGCCGGGCACCGGCGGGAACCTGCTCGCCCTCGCCGTACCGCTCGCCATGGTCGCGACGCTGGAGACCACCCTCCTCCAGGCCACCCGCACCCTGTTCGCCATGGGCCGCGACCGCACCGTCCCCGCCTTCCTCGGCCGCGTCCATCCCCGGCGCAGGACCCCCGTGGCCGCCACCCTGGCCGTCACCGCGGTCACCGTGACGAGCCTGGCCCTGGTCGCGCTCACCGACCGCGGGGTCGCCCTCCTCGACGACGCCCTCATGGGCATCGGCCTGCTGATCGCCTTCTACTACGCGCTGGCCGGCCTCGCCGTCGCCGTGGCCTGCCGCGGCGTGCTCCTCACCTCGCCCGGCCGCTTCGTCCTGCTGGGACTGTGGCCGCTCCTCGGCACGGCCTTCAACGTCTGGATCCTCGAAGCCTCGGTCCGCACGCTCACCGCCACCCAGCTCGCCATCGGCCTCGGCGCGCTGGCGACCGGCCTCGTCCCCCTGGGCACGGCGTGGTTCCAGGGCGGGCGGTCCTACTTCCGCCCCCGGCCGCTCGGCCCGTACGGCACGGGCACCGCCGAGGACCGCCTCACCGAACCGCTCCCGGCGCCCGGCCGGGCCGACGGCCGGCGCGACGGGCTCCTCTCGGACTTCTGA
- a CDS encoding ABC transporter ATP-binding protein, with translation MRTLRTGTAAMIFQDPRAAINPLRRIGDFLTESVRLTRTMTADRARARAVELLEAVGLDDTALAKYPGQVSGGMLQRVMIAAALMGDPALLLADEPTTALDVTTQAEVVALLGRLRERFGTGLLFVTHDLDLAAAISDRVYVMYAGRIAESGPAREIFAHPRHPYTAALLASTPRMEGPRGRLAAIDGQPPDLRAELPGCAFAARCPLATEVCDLRAPAPLSAPGRPAHRAACHHSDRLEGSAVDV, from the coding sequence CTGCGCACGCTGCGCACCGGCACCGCGGCCATGATCTTCCAGGACCCGCGGGCGGCCATCAACCCGCTCCGGCGCATCGGCGACTTCCTCACCGAGAGCGTCCGCCTGACGAGGACGATGACGGCGGACCGGGCCCGGGCCCGCGCCGTCGAACTCCTGGAGGCGGTGGGCCTGGACGACACCGCCCTGGCCAAGTACCCCGGCCAGGTCTCCGGCGGCATGCTCCAGCGCGTCATGATCGCCGCGGCCCTGATGGGCGACCCGGCCCTGCTGCTCGCCGACGAGCCCACCACCGCCCTGGACGTCACCACCCAGGCGGAGGTCGTCGCCCTCCTCGGCCGGCTGCGCGAGCGCTTCGGCACCGGGCTGCTGTTCGTCACCCACGACCTGGACCTCGCCGCCGCCATCAGCGACCGGGTGTACGTGATGTACGCCGGGCGGATCGCCGAGAGCGGGCCCGCGCGGGAGATCTTCGCGCACCCCCGCCACCCCTACACGGCCGCCCTCCTGGCCTCCACCCCCCGGATGGAGGGCCCGCGCGGCCGGCTCGCCGCCATCGACGGGCAGCCCCCGGACCTCCGGGCTGAGCTGCCGGGCTGCGCCTTCGCCGCCCGCTGCCCGCTGGCGACCGAGGTGTGCGACCTGCGGGCGCCCGCGCCGCTCTCCGCCCCTGGCCGGCCCGCGCACCGGGCCGCCTGCCACCACAGCGACCGGCTCGAAGGGAGCGCAGTCGATGTCTGA
- a CDS encoding agmatine deiminase family protein → MNDHAESGPRGAGGLGRRRFLKAAGLAAVGTALAGTEAYAGVRSLAARAAAGTFAVPIEDVRHTRTWMAFPDSTSIWGSKLSGVQADIALIARTIAKYEPVIVCANSGSAAKARSLCGSTVTVISSIPVDDCWMRDTGPVFRTDGAGGLDAVGLNFNGWGNRQTHARDELVAERIAAYVGVPFTYADLVGEGGAIEQDGAGTLMATRSSIVNNNRNPGMTERQIEAAMCAAYGASKVIWFDGVRNQDITDDHVDATSRFLAPGKALVQMPLSTDTDVYAKDARQQYQILSSATTAGGAPMAVSKLQGPDYYKIRSTNKDFLASYANYYVCNGAIISGQFGDTAADTAAKATLARLYPGRVIEQLNIDRLGTGGGGIHCVTQQQPVR, encoded by the coding sequence ATGAACGATCACGCCGAGAGCGGCCCGCGCGGCGCCGGAGGCCTGGGCAGGCGCCGGTTCCTGAAGGCCGCCGGACTCGCGGCCGTCGGCACGGCCCTGGCCGGCACCGAGGCCTACGCGGGCGTCCGCTCGCTCGCCGCCCGGGCCGCGGCCGGCACGTTCGCCGTCCCGATCGAGGACGTCCGCCACACCCGTACCTGGATGGCCTTCCCCGACAGCACCTCGATCTGGGGCAGCAAGCTGAGCGGGGTCCAGGCGGACATCGCGCTGATCGCCCGCACCATCGCGAAGTACGAGCCGGTCATCGTGTGCGCCAACTCGGGCAGCGCCGCCAAGGCCCGCTCGCTGTGCGGCTCCACGGTCACCGTCATCAGCTCCATCCCCGTCGACGACTGCTGGATGCGCGACACCGGCCCGGTCTTCCGCACCGACGGGGCCGGCGGCCTCGACGCGGTCGGCCTCAACTTCAACGGGTGGGGCAACCGGCAGACCCACGCCAGGGACGAGCTCGTCGCCGAGCGGATCGCCGCCTACGTCGGGGTCCCCTTCACCTACGCCGACCTCGTCGGCGAGGGCGGCGCCATCGAACAGGACGGCGCCGGCACGCTGATGGCCACCCGCAGCAGCATCGTGAACAACAACCGCAACCCCGGGATGACGGAGCGCCAGATCGAGGCGGCCATGTGTGCCGCCTACGGCGCCTCCAAGGTCATCTGGTTCGACGGCGTCCGCAACCAGGACATCACCGACGACCACGTCGACGCGACCTCGCGCTTCCTCGCCCCCGGCAAGGCGCTGGTGCAGATGCCGCTGTCCACCGACACCGACGTCTACGCGAAGGACGCCCGCCAGCAGTACCAGATCCTGTCCTCGGCCACGACGGCCGGCGGCGCCCCGATGGCCGTCAGCAAGCTCCAGGGCCCCGACTACTACAAGATCCGCTCCACCAACAAGGACTTCCTCGCCTCCTACGCCAACTACTACGTCTGCAACGGGGCGATCATCTCCGGCCAGTTCGGCGACACCGCGGCCGACACCGCCGCCAAGGCCACCCTCGCCCGGCTCTACCCGGGCCGTGTGATCGAGCAGCTCAACATCGACCGGCTCGGCACCGGCGGCGGCGGCATCCACTGCGTCACCCAGCAGCAGCCCGTCCGCTGA
- a CDS encoding ABC transporter substrate-binding protein, producing MITPVLRASRRAGTRRGRASGRPLAAAAVLLTATALVAACAGPPKGGGDAGDVSLSKTTPAAKGEIDSFTWAVYAEPPTLDYTVAFDYPQNTILSNVCESLMRWTPGLTLEPGLARKASNPDPTTWVYDLRAGVRFHDGGTMTADDVVYSLGRQTDPDNAAAWAQNFQNVATVRKTGPLQVTVKLKKPDSQFPQYMATAAGVVASKAGVEKAGKDYGTSGGLACTGPFELGTWNKGQSVELDRFDGYWGRKAKSGKVVFRFMTDPSARTNALLSGEADGGYLIPTESYGRLKGSGVGTLYFGEGLSTVNVNITNMKGPLGDVRVRRALSLALDRSGFVEAGLGGAGTVTHSLTTRAAWAAGSPETRKAALDGLPPTAPDLAKAKALIKEAGATGRTLTVATSSIGQDVSLLATAVQSAGAQIGLDIRLKTIAPNAFTALFTDPKAREGIDMFPLTYYDSITDPLDLLQSFKTGAYLNFAGYSDRAYDEGVDRATAEYDPDKRLTIETQLQKHAAERLLWIPVAEWPTAVFLNKRITGAPTTIAYMYYPWAADVGAAR from the coding sequence ATGATCACACCCGTACTGCGCGCCAGCAGACGCGCGGGCACCCGACGCGGCCGTGCGTCCGGCCGCCCGCTCGCGGCCGCGGCCGTCCTCCTGACGGCCACGGCCCTGGTCGCGGCCTGCGCGGGACCGCCCAAGGGCGGAGGCGACGCGGGCGACGTGTCCCTGTCGAAGACCACGCCCGCCGCGAAGGGCGAGATCGACTCCTTCACCTGGGCCGTCTACGCCGAGCCGCCCACGCTCGACTACACGGTGGCGTTCGACTACCCGCAGAACACCATCCTGTCCAACGTGTGCGAGAGCCTGATGCGCTGGACCCCGGGCCTCACCCTCGAGCCGGGCCTCGCCCGCAAGGCCTCGAACCCGGACCCCACCACCTGGGTCTACGACCTGCGCGCCGGGGTGAGGTTCCACGACGGCGGGACGATGACCGCCGACGACGTGGTCTACAGCCTCGGCCGGCAGACGGACCCCGACAACGCCGCCGCCTGGGCCCAGAACTTTCAGAACGTCGCCACCGTCCGGAAGACCGGACCGCTCCAGGTCACCGTCAAGCTGAAGAAGCCCGACTCCCAGTTCCCCCAGTACATGGCCACCGCCGCCGGGGTCGTGGCGTCCAAGGCCGGGGTCGAGAAGGCCGGCAAGGACTACGGCACCTCCGGCGGCCTCGCCTGCACCGGTCCGTTCGAGCTCGGCACCTGGAACAAGGGACAGTCCGTCGAGCTCGACCGCTTCGACGGCTACTGGGGCCGCAAGGCCAAGTCCGGCAAGGTCGTCTTCCGCTTCATGACCGATCCCTCGGCCCGCACCAACGCCCTGCTCAGCGGCGAGGCCGACGGCGGCTACCTCATCCCGACCGAGAGCTACGGCCGGCTCAAGGGCAGCGGCGTCGGCACCCTCTACTTCGGCGAGGGACTCAGCACGGTCAACGTCAACATCACGAACATGAAGGGCCCGCTCGGCGACGTCCGGGTCCGCCGTGCGCTCTCCCTCGCGCTCGACCGCTCCGGCTTCGTCGAGGCCGGCCTCGGCGGCGCGGGCACCGTCACCCACTCGCTCACCACCCGGGCCGCCTGGGCCGCGGGTTCACCGGAGACCCGGAAGGCCGCGCTCGACGGCCTGCCGCCCACGGCACCCGACCTGGCGAAGGCCAAGGCGCTCATCAAGGAAGCCGGCGCCACCGGCAGGACCCTCACCGTCGCCACCAGCTCGATCGGCCAGGACGTCTCGCTGCTCGCCACCGCCGTCCAGTCGGCCGGCGCCCAGATCGGCCTCGACATCCGGCTCAAGACCATCGCGCCGAACGCGTTCACCGCCCTGTTCACCGATCCCAAGGCGCGCGAGGGCATCGACATGTTCCCGCTCACCTACTACGACTCGATCACCGACCCGCTGGACCTGCTCCAGAGCTTCAAGACCGGCGCGTACCTGAACTTCGCCGGCTACAGCGACAGGGCGTACGACGAGGGCGTCGACCGGGCCACCGCCGAGTACGACCCCGACAAGCGCCTGACGATCGAGACGCAGCTGCAGAAGCACGCCGCCGAGCGGCTGCTGTGGATCCCGGTGGCCGAGTGGCCCACCGCCGTCTTCCTCAACAAGCGGATCACCGGCGCCCCCACCACCATCGCGTACATGTACTACCCGTGGGCCGCCGATGTGGGGGCCGCACGGTGA